A single window of Nocardia sp. NBC_01327 DNA harbors:
- the garA gene encoding glycogen accumulation regulator GarA: MSENKDPGYQETAAETTSVFRADFLNEVDTSRTEQTGEQPVQGVEGLPAGAALLVVKRGPNAGSRFLLDQPTTSAGRHPDSDIFLDDVTVSRRHAEFRQDDDTFQVVDVGSLNGTYVNREPVDSSELQNGDEVQIGKFRLVFLTGPRPQNSDAGAL; this comes from the coding sequence GTGAGCGAGAACAAGGACCCGGGTTACCAGGAGACGGCAGCAGAGACCACTTCGGTGTTCCGCGCTGATTTCCTGAACGAGGTCGACACGTCGCGCACCGAGCAGACCGGCGAGCAGCCGGTGCAAGGGGTCGAGGGTCTGCCCGCGGGCGCAGCCCTGCTGGTGGTCAAGCGCGGCCCGAATGCCGGATCGCGTTTCCTGCTCGATCAGCCCACCACCTCCGCGGGTCGCCACCCCGACAGCGACATCTTTCTCGACGATGTCACCGTCAGTCGTCGGCACGCGGAGTTCCGCCAGGATGACGACACTTTCCAGGTCGTCGATGTGGGCAGCTTGAACGGTACCTACGTGAACCGGGAGCCGGTGGATTCCTCGGAGCTGCAGAACGGCGACGAGGTGCAGATCGGCAAGTTCCGTCTCGTGTTCCTGACCGGCCCGCGGCCGCAGAACAGCGACGCGGGCGCACTGTAG
- the gcvH gene encoding glycine cleavage system protein GcvH — protein sequence MSDLPDDLRYTEEHEWVRIAGPARVRVGITDYAQSQLGDVVFVQLPEANADVANGDSIAEVESTKSVSDIYAPLAGKIVAVNEVLTAAPETLNTDPYGDGWIFELELEDAETLDSAYGDLLDAAGYQGVIGG from the coding sequence GTGAGCGACCTACCCGACGACCTGCGCTACACCGAAGAACACGAATGGGTGCGCATCGCCGGCCCGGCCCGCGTGCGGGTCGGAATCACCGACTACGCCCAGTCGCAGCTCGGTGACGTCGTTTTCGTGCAGCTGCCCGAAGCGAATGCCGATGTGGCCAATGGCGACAGCATCGCCGAAGTGGAGTCCACCAAGAGTGTTTCGGACATCTACGCTCCGCTGGCGGGGAAAATCGTTGCGGTGAACGAGGTTCTGACTGCCGCGCCGGAGACCCTCAATACCGACCCTTACGGTGACGGCTGGATCTTCGAGCTCGAGCTCGAAGACGCCGAAACGCTCGACTCCGCGTATGGTGACCTGCTCGATGCCGCAGGTTATCAAGGAGTTATCGGAGGCTGA
- the ftsR gene encoding transcriptional regulator FtsR, with amino-acid sequence MTGAAQQWTRGGMSIGSVLDLLRPDFPDITISKIRFLESEGLISPERTPSGYRRFHVADVERLRFVLTAQRDQYLPLKVIKEQLEAIDSGAATLGVREARARAGGAGSGAAGPNGESRLRRLGVVPGEVSPEEFLFDHEIRVPRADLLQQAGIDEKFLTELIRANLITPGAAGYFDADAVTLARTAKALSEFGLEARHLRAFKLAADREAAMVAQIAAPIAKSRDADARARAEETVRELAALSLTLHTCLVKTSVRASLGG; translated from the coding sequence ATGACTGGCGCAGCGCAGCAATGGACACGCGGAGGAATGTCGATCGGCTCCGTGTTGGATCTGCTGCGTCCGGACTTCCCGGACATCACGATCTCGAAGATTCGGTTTCTCGAATCGGAGGGATTGATCAGTCCGGAGCGCACGCCCTCGGGTTACCGCAGGTTCCACGTCGCCGACGTGGAACGCCTGCGGTTCGTGCTCACGGCACAGCGGGACCAGTACCTGCCCTTGAAGGTGATCAAGGAACAGCTGGAAGCGATCGACAGTGGCGCCGCGACGCTCGGGGTACGGGAAGCCCGTGCCCGAGCGGGCGGCGCCGGATCCGGCGCCGCAGGCCCCAATGGGGAGAGTCGCCTGCGGCGGCTCGGTGTCGTGCCAGGTGAGGTGTCGCCCGAGGAATTCCTGTTCGATCACGAGATCCGGGTTCCGCGGGCAGATCTGTTGCAGCAGGCGGGAATCGACGAGAAGTTCCTCACCGAACTGATTCGCGCGAATCTCATTACGCCCGGCGCCGCGGGCTACTTCGACGCCGATGCGGTGACGCTGGCGCGCACCGCCAAGGCGTTGAGCGAATTCGGTTTGGAGGCAAGGCATCTGCGCGCCTTCAAACTGGCCGCGGATCGGGAGGCGGCCATGGTCGCGCAGATCGCCGCGCCCATCGCCAAGAGCCGGGACGCGGATGCTCGCGCCCGCGCGGAGGAGACCGTGCGAGAGTTGGCGGCGCTGTCGCTGACACTGCACACATGCCTGGTGAAGACCTCGGTGCGTGCATCGCTCGGGGGCTGA
- a CDS encoding phosphatase PAP2 family protein, protein MIRSPAPAPTRPDTLIRRAALPALILVAIVVTVVVPQFFPADGGPTGLDSSLEGHIHSALDGHRWLYRVLVAPSNNSIIIPVQLLAAAWFAYRRRWWSAGFMILGPEFAILVNSFALKPFWDRQLHHYLAYPSGHTVQLIAVVTALVLVTESVRARVTIVVVTVVLLPGVLVGMVGLGYHHPTDVLGGTTAAIALVTAAYLPFRAVALSRTRRPRQ, encoded by the coding sequence GTGATCCGATCGCCCGCGCCCGCCCCGACCCGGCCCGATACCCTGATCCGCCGGGCCGCGCTGCCCGCGCTCATCCTGGTGGCCATTGTCGTGACTGTGGTTGTGCCGCAGTTCTTTCCGGCCGACGGCGGGCCGACCGGGCTGGACAGCTCCCTGGAGGGGCATATCCACTCCGCGCTCGACGGGCATCGGTGGCTCTACCGCGTGCTGGTCGCGCCGAGCAACAACAGCATCATCATTCCGGTGCAGCTGCTCGCGGCCGCGTGGTTCGCGTACCGGCGGCGGTGGTGGTCCGCCGGGTTCATGATCCTCGGGCCGGAGTTCGCGATCCTGGTGAATTCGTTTGCGCTCAAACCGTTCTGGGACCGGCAGCTGCATCACTACCTGGCGTATCCGAGTGGGCACACCGTGCAGTTGATCGCCGTCGTCACGGCGCTGGTGCTGGTCACCGAGTCGGTGCGGGCACGGGTGACGATCGTGGTGGTGACGGTGGTGCTGCTGCCGGGAGTGCTGGTCGGCATGGTGGGACTGGGATATCACCACCCCACCGATGTCCTCGGGGGTACGACGGCCGCCATCGCCCTGGTGACGGCGGCCTATCTACCGTTCCGCGCTGTGGCGCTCAGCCGTACGCGACGACCGCGGCAATGA
- a CDS encoding bifunctional nuclease family protein, whose translation MSEMRVIGIRVEQPQNQPVLLLREVSGDRYLPIWIGQAEATAIVLEQEGVTPIRPLTHDLIKILIKDLGHTLKEVRIVDLQEGTFYADLVFENDLRISARPSDSVAIALRVGCPIYAEEPVLEEAGLVMPDEREDEVEKFKEFLESVSPDDFKATDS comes from the coding sequence ATGAGCGAAATGCGTGTGATCGGCATACGTGTCGAACAGCCACAGAACCAGCCCGTGCTGTTGCTCCGTGAGGTGTCGGGTGACAGGTATCTACCGATTTGGATCGGGCAGGCCGAGGCGACCGCAATCGTGCTGGAACAAGAGGGTGTCACGCCGATTCGGCCGCTGACCCACGATCTCATCAAGATCCTCATCAAGGATCTCGGCCACACCTTGAAAGAGGTGCGGATCGTGGATCTGCAGGAGGGCACCTTCTACGCCGATCTGGTGTTCGAGAACGATCTGCGCATCTCCGCCCGTCCGTCCGATTCGGTCGCCATCGCATTGCGCGTGGGTTGTCCGATCTACGCGGAGGAGCCGGTGCTGGAGGAGGCCGGGCTGGTGATGCCGGACGAGCGCGAGGACGAAGTGGAGAAGTTCAAGGAGTTTCTCGAGTCGGTCTCGCCGGATGATTTCAAGGCCACCGACAGCTGA
- a CDS encoding MerR family transcriptional regulator gives MGDQPHTQDVVQPGLFPDDSVPSDLVGYRVPSACQVAGITYRQLDYWARTGLVVPSIRSATGSGSQRLYSFKDILVLKIVKRLLDAGISLQNIRIAVDHLRSRGVEDLAGITLFSDGATVYECSSPEEVVDLLQGGQGVFGIAVGGAMRELTGAIANFPAERAESATATERPEDELSYRRKARLNAKTG, from the coding sequence GTGGGAGATCAACCGCACACGCAGGATGTGGTGCAGCCAGGGCTGTTCCCCGATGACTCGGTGCCAAGCGACCTGGTCGGGTACCGCGTACCCAGCGCCTGTCAGGTCGCCGGTATCACCTACCGGCAACTGGACTACTGGGCTCGCACCGGGCTGGTCGTACCGTCCATTCGCAGCGCGACCGGATCGGGTAGCCAGCGGCTGTACTCCTTCAAGGACATCCTGGTCCTCAAGATCGTCAAGCGGCTGCTCGACGCCGGTATCTCGCTGCAGAACATCCGCATTGCCGTGGATCATCTGCGCAGCAGAGGCGTCGAGGATCTGGCCGGCATCACGCTCTTCTCCGACGGAGCCACAGTGTACGAATGCTCCTCGCCCGAGGAGGTCGTCGATTTACTGCAGGGTGGGCAGGGCGTTTTCGGTATCGCGGTCGGCGGCGCCATGCGCGAGCTCACCGGTGCGATCGCCAATTTCCCGGCCGAGCGGGCCGAATCCGCGACCGCCACCGAGCGCCCGGAGGACGAGCTGTCCTATCGCCGCAAGGCCAGATTGAACGCCAAGACCGGTTAG
- a CDS encoding GMC family oxidoreductase: MPDFDYDVVVIGSGFGGSVSALRLTEKGYRVAVLESGRRWNAEDIPNTNWNVRKAIWAPRLGLTGTQRISVLGKCAVFSASGVGGGSLIYGNTLYEPLPDFYTDKQWSHITDWKSELAPYYDQAQRMLGVTPNPRMTPADDVIRSVAEDLGVADTFHATNVGVFFNEEAPGEEVADPYFGGAGPARNGCIHCARCFTGCPHNAKNTTPKNYLYLAEQAGATVFALTTVTKVRPMTGGGYALDTVRSDRWVRKDRKIFTAEQVVFAAAALGTQKLLHKMRDEAVLPNLSPRLGELTRSNSEAILNVVSRERDDFAQGIAITSSIHPEPNTHIEVCHYGAGQNGLFPLSVPIVDGGAFRFLRFLLAMVLHPLVFARSLNARRASDKSVILLVMQSLDNSLTSYRRWGQLKTRQGTGKPNPTWIPMAHDVGRRFGEKVDGDVQSLIMDVFNIPATAHYIGGCVIGEGPESGVVDPYQRVFGHPGLHIADGSAVTANLGVNPSLTITAQAERAMAFWPNRNEPDPRPRLGNPYRRISPVRPQQPTVPDFASGALRLPIFPVDAN, translated from the coding sequence ATGCCAGACTTCGACTACGACGTCGTGGTGATCGGCTCCGGCTTCGGGGGAAGCGTCAGCGCACTGCGACTGACGGAAAAGGGCTATCGGGTGGCCGTGCTGGAGTCCGGCCGCCGCTGGAATGCCGAGGACATCCCGAATACCAACTGGAATGTGCGCAAGGCGATCTGGGCCCCGCGGCTGGGCCTGACCGGTACCCAGCGCATCAGCGTGCTCGGCAAATGCGCCGTCTTCTCCGCCTCGGGCGTGGGCGGCGGCTCCCTGATCTACGGCAATACCCTGTACGAGCCGCTGCCGGACTTCTACACCGATAAGCAGTGGTCGCACATCACCGACTGGAAATCCGAGCTCGCGCCCTACTACGACCAGGCGCAGCGCATGCTCGGCGTCACGCCCAATCCGCGCATGACGCCCGCCGACGACGTGATTCGCTCGGTCGCCGAGGACCTGGGCGTCGCGGACACCTTCCATGCCACCAATGTGGGTGTGTTCTTCAATGAGGAAGCCCCCGGCGAGGAGGTGGCGGACCCGTACTTCGGCGGCGCCGGACCGGCCCGCAACGGCTGTATCCACTGTGCGCGCTGCTTCACCGGCTGCCCGCACAATGCCAAGAACACCACCCCGAAGAACTACCTGTACCTGGCCGAGCAGGCCGGCGCCACGGTGTTCGCACTGACCACCGTGACCAAGGTGCGACCCATGACCGGCGGCGGTTACGCCCTGGACACGGTGCGCTCGGATCGCTGGGTTCGCAAGGACCGCAAGATCTTTACCGCCGAGCAGGTGGTCTTCGCCGCCGCCGCGCTGGGCACCCAGAAGCTGCTGCACAAGATGCGCGACGAGGCGGTGCTGCCGAATCTGTCACCCCGCCTGGGCGAGCTGACCCGCTCCAATTCCGAGGCCATCCTCAATGTGGTGAGCCGCGAGCGCGACGATTTCGCGCAGGGCATCGCCATCACCTCCTCGATTCATCCGGAGCCGAACACCCATATCGAGGTGTGCCACTACGGCGCGGGGCAGAACGGGTTGTTCCCGCTGTCGGTGCCGATCGTGGACGGCGGCGCGTTCCGCTTCCTGCGCTTCCTGCTGGCGATGGTGCTGCATCCGCTGGTGTTCGCGCGCAGTCTCAATGCCCGGCGGGCCTCGGACAAATCGGTGATCCTGCTGGTCATGCAGTCCCTGGACAATTCGCTGACCTCCTATCGGCGCTGGGGTCAGCTCAAGACCAGACAGGGCACCGGTAAGCCGAATCCGACGTGGATTCCGATGGCGCACGATGTCGGCCGCCGCTTCGGTGAGAAGGTCGACGGCGATGTGCAGAGCCTCATCATGGATGTGTTCAATATTCCGGCGACGGCCCACTACATCGGTGGCTGCGTGATCGGCGAGGGCCCGGAATCGGGTGTGGTCGATCCGTATCAGCGCGTGTTCGGCCATCCCGGGCTGCACATCGCCGACGGTTCGGCGGTCACCGCGAATCTCGGCGTGAACCCGTCCCTGACCATCACCGCACAGGCCGAGCGCGCAATGGCCTTCTGGCCCAACAGGAATGAGCCCGACCCCCGGCCGCGCCTGGGCAACCCCTACCGCCGTATCAGCCCCGTGCGGCCGCAGCAGCCGACGGTCCCGGACTTCGCCTCGGGCGCGCTGCGCCTGCCGATCTTCCCGGTGGATGCCAACTGA
- the gcvP gene encoding aminomethyl-transferring glycine dehydrogenase, producing MTWTRSFADRHIGPDSGELERILATVGVQSLDELAAKAVPASILDAAANGLDALPPAVSEHEVLDELAALANSNTVATTMIGLGYYDTLTPPVLVRNLIENPAWYTAYTPYQPEISQGRLEALLNFQTMVSELTGMDVANASMLDEATAAAEAMTLLQRANRRSRSQRLLIDADLFPQTRTVLLTRAEPLGIEIVEADLSGGELPEGEFFGVLLQQPGASGRIVDWAPVIESAHARGALVAVGADLLALTLITSPGEQGADCCFGTTQRFGVPLGYGGPHAGYLAVHTAHARQLPGRLVGVSVDADGNTAYRLALQTREQHIRREKATSNICTAQVLLAIVAAMYASYHGADGLKSIARRVHGHAQWLAAGLGDAVVHQSFFDTVLVNVPGGAETIVAKAKGVGINLRLVDADHVGIACDEATTDAHVVAVLDCFGAEIPVGPEGALFHGKQRPHIENRTSEFLTAPAFTRYRTETAMLRYLRALSDKDIALDRSMIPLGSCTMKLNAAAEMESITWPGFNRVHPYAPVEDAPGLIRLVEDLEGWLSAVTGYDRVSLQPNAGSQGEYAGLLAIRRYHLDRGDTHRDTCLIPSSAHGTNAASAAMVGMRVEVVKTRENGDVDLDDLRAKIADHADRLACIMITYPSTHGVYEHEVAELCAMVHDAGGQVYVDGANLNALVGLARPGRFGGDVSHLNLHKTFCIPHGGGGPGVGPVAVREHLAQYLPGDPLEAGSHAVSAAKYGSASILPITWSYIRMMGADGLRAATLTAIASANYIARRLDPHFPVLFTGENGMVAHECILDLREITKRTGVTVDDVAKRLADYGFHAPTMSFPVAGTLMVEPTESENLEEIDAFIEAMIAIKGEIDQVEAGVWPVEDNPLRGAPHTAQCLVGEWDHPYSRETAVYPQGLHNPRPKVWPSVRRIDGAYGDRNLVCSCPPMDSYND from the coding sequence GTGACCTGGACTCGATCCTTCGCTGATCGTCATATCGGACCCGACAGCGGCGAACTCGAGCGCATTCTCGCGACCGTCGGCGTCCAGTCGCTGGACGAACTGGCCGCGAAAGCCGTGCCCGCGAGCATTCTCGACGCCGCCGCCAATGGTCTCGACGCCCTGCCGCCGGCCGTCTCCGAGCACGAGGTGCTCGATGAGCTGGCCGCGCTGGCGAACTCGAATACGGTGGCCACCACCATGATCGGGCTCGGCTACTACGACACCCTCACCCCGCCGGTGCTGGTGCGCAATCTCATCGAGAACCCGGCCTGGTACACCGCGTACACGCCGTATCAGCCGGAGATCAGCCAGGGCCGGCTGGAGGCGCTGCTCAATTTCCAGACCATGGTCTCGGAATTGACGGGTATGGATGTGGCCAATGCCTCCATGCTGGACGAGGCGACCGCGGCCGCTGAGGCCATGACGCTGCTGCAGCGGGCCAATCGGCGCAGTAGGTCGCAGCGGCTGCTCATCGACGCGGATCTGTTCCCGCAGACGCGGACCGTGCTGCTGACCCGGGCCGAGCCGCTGGGCATCGAGATCGTCGAGGCGGATCTGTCCGGCGGCGAGCTGCCCGAGGGCGAGTTCTTCGGTGTGCTGCTGCAGCAGCCGGGCGCCTCGGGCCGGATCGTGGATTGGGCTCCGGTGATCGAGTCCGCCCATGCGCGTGGGGCATTGGTGGCGGTGGGCGCGGATCTGCTTGCGCTGACCCTGATTACGTCGCCGGGGGAGCAGGGCGCGGATTGCTGCTTCGGCACCACCCAGCGTTTCGGCGTACCGCTCGGCTACGGCGGGCCGCATGCCGGATATCTCGCGGTGCATACCGCCCATGCGCGGCAGCTGCCCGGCCGTTTGGTCGGCGTCTCCGTGGACGCGGACGGCAATACCGCCTACCGGCTCGCGCTGCAGACGCGTGAGCAGCACATTCGCCGGGAGAAGGCGACCTCCAATATCTGTACCGCGCAGGTGCTGCTGGCCATTGTGGCCGCCATGTACGCCTCGTACCACGGTGCGGACGGGCTGAAGTCGATCGCCCGGCGGGTGCACGGGCACGCGCAGTGGCTGGCCGCCGGGCTCGGCGATGCGGTGGTGCACCAGTCGTTCTTCGACACCGTGCTGGTGAATGTGCCGGGCGGCGCGGAGACCATTGTGGCCAAGGCGAAGGGCGTGGGCATCAACCTGCGCCTCGTCGATGCCGATCACGTGGGCATCGCCTGCGATGAGGCGACCACCGACGCGCATGTGGTGGCGGTGCTCGACTGCTTCGGCGCGGAGATTCCGGTCGGCCCGGAGGGCGCGCTCTTCCACGGCAAGCAGCGCCCGCATATCGAGAACCGCACCTCGGAGTTCCTGACCGCGCCGGCCTTCACCCGGTACCGCACCGAGACCGCCATGCTGCGCTACCTGCGCGCGCTGTCGGACAAGGATATTGCGCTGGACCGCAGCATGATTCCGCTCGGTTCCTGCACCATGAAGCTCAATGCGGCGGCGGAGATGGAATCGATCACCTGGCCGGGCTTCAACCGGGTGCACCCGTACGCGCCCGTCGAGGATGCGCCCGGCCTGATCCGCCTGGTCGAGGATCTCGAGGGCTGGCTGTCCGCGGTCACCGGATACGACCGGGTTTCCCTGCAGCCCAATGCCGGCAGCCAGGGCGAGTACGCCGGACTGCTGGCCATTCGCCGCTACCACCTGGATCGCGGTGATACGCACCGGGATACGTGCCTGATCCCCTCCAGCGCGCACGGCACCAATGCCGCCTCGGCCGCCATGGTCGGTATGCGGGTGGAGGTGGTGAAGACCCGCGAAAACGGCGATGTGGATCTGGACGATCTGCGTGCCAAGATCGCCGATCATGCCGATCGACTGGCCTGCATCATGATCACCTACCCGTCCACGCACGGCGTGTACGAGCACGAGGTGGCCGAGCTGTGCGCCATGGTGCACGATGCGGGCGGTCAGGTGTACGTGGACGGTGCGAATCTGAATGCCCTTGTCGGACTGGCTCGTCCGGGTCGGTTCGGTGGTGATGTCAGCCATCTGAACCTGCACAAGACCTTCTGCATTCCGCACGGTGGCGGCGGTCCGGGTGTGGGTCCGGTGGCGGTGCGCGAGCACCTCGCCCAGTACCTGCCGGGTGATCCGCTGGAGGCGGGCTCACATGCGGTGTCCGCGGCCAAGTACGGTTCGGCGTCCATTCTGCCGATCACCTGGTCCTACATTCGCATGATGGGTGCGGACGGCCTGCGCGCCGCGACGCTGACGGCCATCGCGTCGGCGAATTACATTGCGCGACGGCTCGATCCGCACTTCCCGGTGCTGTTCACCGGCGAGAACGGCATGGTCGCGCACGAGTGCATCCTGGATCTGCGGGAGATCACCAAGCGCACCGGCGTCACCGTCGACGATGTGGCGAAGCGGCTGGCGGACTACGGTTTCCACGCGCCGACCATGAGTTTCCCGGTCGCGGGCACGCTCATGGTGGAGCCCACCGAGAGCGAGAACCTCGAGGAGATCGACGCCTTCATCGAGGCCATGATCGCCATCAAGGGTGAGATCGACCAGGTCGAGGCCGGTGTCTGGCCGGTGGAGGACAACCCGCTGCGCGGCGCCCCGCATACCGCCCAGTGCCTGGTCGGCGAGTGGGATCACCCGTACAGTCGCGAAACCGCCGTCTACCCGCAGGGGCTGCACAACCCCCGGCCCAAGGTGTGGCCGTCGGTCCGTCGCATCGACGGCGCGTACGGCGACCGCAACCTGGTCTGCTCCTGCCCGCCGATGGATTCCTACAACGACTGA
- a CDS encoding siderophore-interacting protein, producing the protein MAHTDNPAQAAVAAPQSRGLGDLLLDQFFTSGRILETERIAARMTRIRIGGPALQNLDWLPGQHVRVATGDSASGNVLARVGDLRTYSVWHFDRENSELHLCVLDHGDGPGARWGRHAAVGQQVRFRGPEGSFTLRTDAPYHLFAGEETASVALGAMLRAVPDDIPVHGAIETATAEDRLALPRAAELSHPLRGDASAARSEILLDAVRGLDLPPTPGVAYLAGEARTIQQIMKYLVRERQWPRRAILTKPFWTPGKRGMD; encoded by the coding sequence ATGGCGCACACCGACAATCCCGCCCAAGCCGCCGTCGCCGCCCCGCAATCGCGCGGACTGGGCGATCTGCTCCTGGACCAGTTCTTCACCAGCGGCCGCATCCTGGAAACCGAGCGCATCGCCGCCCGCATGACCCGCATCCGCATCGGCGGACCGGCACTGCAGAACCTGGACTGGCTACCCGGCCAGCACGTGCGGGTCGCCACCGGCGACAGCGCATCCGGCAATGTGCTCGCCCGCGTCGGCGATCTGCGCACCTACTCGGTGTGGCATTTCGACCGGGAGAACAGCGAACTGCACCTGTGCGTACTCGACCACGGTGACGGCCCGGGGGCCCGCTGGGGACGCCATGCCGCTGTCGGACAGCAGGTCCGATTCCGCGGCCCCGAGGGGTCGTTCACCCTGCGCACCGACGCGCCGTACCACCTGTTCGCCGGTGAGGAGACCGCCTCGGTCGCCCTCGGCGCCATGCTCCGCGCGGTCCCCGACGATATCCCGGTCCACGGCGCGATCGAAACGGCCACGGCCGAGGATCGTCTCGCGCTACCGCGCGCCGCCGAACTGTCCCATCCCCTGCGCGGCGACGCCTCCGCCGCCCGCTCCGAAATCCTGCTCGACGCGGTCCGCGGCCTCGACCTGCCGCCCACCCCGGGCGTGGCCTACCTCGCCGGTGAGGCCCGCACCATCCAGCAGATCATGAAATACCTGGTCCGCGAACGCCAGTGGCCCCGCCGCGCCATCCTGACCAAGCCCTTCTGGACACCGGGCAAGCGCGGTATGGACTAG
- a CDS encoding CDP-alcohol phosphatidyltransferase family protein, with amino-acid sequence MTTERNAEPVYSDRILTVPNVLSVIRLIGVPVFLWLLLVPKADGWAFALLIASAFTDFLDGKLARLLDQSSKLGAILDPLVDRLFLLATLAGFLIRGILPWWVVIVLVARDGILTLTLGIYKRRGLPPPEVIYLGKAATFALMSAFPWTLAGQMDWPAAGFSKAFGGAFLIWGVATYVWTGILYVGKAVAVARAIPAPSTTDH; translated from the coding sequence GTGACAACCGAGCGGAACGCCGAACCGGTGTACAGCGACCGCATCCTCACCGTGCCCAATGTGCTGAGCGTCATCCGGCTCATCGGCGTCCCGGTCTTCCTCTGGCTGCTGCTGGTCCCCAAGGCCGACGGCTGGGCCTTCGCGCTGCTGATCGCCAGCGCCTTTACCGACTTCCTGGACGGCAAGCTGGCCCGGCTGCTGGACCAGTCCTCCAAACTGGGCGCCATCCTGGATCCGCTGGTCGACCGGCTCTTTCTGCTGGCGACCCTGGCGGGCTTCCTGATTCGCGGCATCCTGCCGTGGTGGGTGGTGATCGTTCTTGTTGCGCGCGACGGCATCCTGACGCTGACGCTGGGCATCTACAAGCGCCGCGGGCTGCCGCCGCCCGAGGTCATCTACCTCGGCAAAGCCGCCACCTTCGCGCTCATGTCCGCTTTTCCGTGGACACTCGCAGGTCAGATGGATTGGCCCGCAGCAGGTTTCAGCAAGGCCTTCGGCGGGGCATTCCTGATCTGGGGTGTGGCGACCTACGTCTGGACCGGCATTCTCTACGTGGGCAAGGCCGTTGCGGTCGCCCGAGCCATACCGGCCCCGTCGACGACAGATCACTAG
- a CDS encoding nuclease-related domain-containing protein, whose product MLVRVQNPAGTHAEKLLIDWLRTWKGRGDPKGVATVNCSLFHGDRLYPFDAVVWTPTSCVVIEAESLAENLQGELEVPLNGPWRVAEKIITFDGTDKRTPLDKSRDHTFALQNWLAERGLGQRVVHGAVLVVPPPDSNLRVQQLWSDPSFEVLVGDDPRRLHDYFIGLSSRGRPQWSANDVAWAFRGLGILPYLPAPQDLLNEGFLGPVDITLWHGGPQQAQAEAYAEEQARLEQEAAAAGSRLRVPAPWYSPWKLYPRRTGQIDFGRGFMRVMLSLGMIVVVLWVLWFIIAAVVAYG is encoded by the coding sequence ATGCTCGTTCGAGTACAGAACCCCGCTGGTACGCATGCCGAGAAGCTGCTGATCGACTGGCTCCGCACCTGGAAGGGCCGCGGCGACCCCAAGGGCGTCGCCACCGTCAATTGCAGCCTCTTCCACGGTGATCGGCTCTACCCCTTCGACGCGGTCGTCTGGACGCCGACGAGTTGTGTGGTGATCGAGGCCGAGTCGCTGGCGGAGAATCTGCAGGGCGAGCTGGAGGTGCCGCTCAACGGCCCGTGGCGGGTGGCCGAGAAGATCATCACCTTCGACGGCACCGATAAGCGCACCCCGCTGGACAAATCCCGCGATCACACCTTCGCACTGCAGAACTGGCTGGCCGAGCGCGGTCTCGGGCAGCGGGTGGTGCACGGCGCGGTACTGGTGGTGCCGCCGCCGGATTCGAATCTGCGGGTGCAGCAGCTGTGGAGCGATCCCAGCTTCGAGGTGCTGGTGGGCGATGACCCGCGCCGGCTGCACGACTACTTCATCGGCCTGTCCTCGCGCGGCCGCCCGCAGTGGTCGGCCAATGATGTGGCGTGGGCCTTCCGCGGGCTGGGCATTCTGCCGTATCTGCCCGCCCCGCAGGATCTGCTGAACGAGGGCTTCCTCGGCCCGGTGGACATCACGCTCTGGCACGGCGGACCGCAGCAGGCGCAGGCCGAGGCCTATGCCGAGGAGCAGGCGCGCCTGGAGCAGGAGGCCGCTGCGGCCGGCAGCCGACTGCGGGTGCCCGCACCCTGGTACAGCCCGTGGAAGCTCTATCCGCGCCGGACCGGTCAGATCGATTTCGGTCGCGGGTTCATGCGGGTCATGCTCTCGCTGGGCATGATCGTGGTGGTGCTGTGGGTGCTGTGGTTCATCATTGCCGCGGTCGTCGCGTACGGCTGA